The proteins below come from a single Gordonia pseudamarae genomic window:
- the clpB gene encoding ATP-dependent chaperone ClpB, translating to MDSFTPTTKTQQALSAAVHAATAAGNSDVRPAHILVALLDQSDGIAAPLLKAVGVDPSTVRTLAQAIIDRAPTVASASASPQLSRESIAAIGAAQQLAGELDDDYVSTEHLVVGLATGDSDVAKLLHNQGATPQALRDAFVSVRGTARVTSEDPESTYQALEKYSTDLTAAAREGKLDPVIGRDSEIRRVVQVLSRRTKNNPVLIGEPGVGKTAIVEGLAQRVVAGDVPESLRGKTVISLDLGSMVAGAKYRGEFEERLKAVLDEIKGSAGQVITFIDELHTIVGAGATGDSAMDAGNMIKPMLARGELRLVGATTLEEYRKYIEKDAALERRFQQVYVGEPSVEDAIGILRGLKEKYEVHHGVRITDSALVAAATLSDRYITSRFLPDKAIDLVDEAASRLRMEIDSRPVEIDEVERIVRRLEVEELALQKETDAASKERLDKLRQELADQKEKLNELSARWQGEKTAIDSVRDLREELDRLRGQADRAERDGDLGKAAELRYGKIPGLEKQLEAAVEKTGAAPGQDVMLQEEVGPDDVAEVVSSWTGVPAGRMLEGESAKLLRMEDELGARVIGQKAAVTAVSDAVRRARAGVADPNRPLGSFLFLGPTGVGKTELAKALAEFLFDDERAMVRIDMSEYGEKHSVARLVGAPPGYVGYESGGQLTEAVRRRPYTVVLFDEVEKAHPDVFDVLLQVLDEGRLTDGQGRTVDFRNTILILTSNLGSGGDHDHVMAAVRAAFKPEFINRLDDVVVFDALSPDELVSIVDIQLGQLGKRLAQRRLRLEVSAKARQWLAERGFDPLYGARPLRRLVQQAIGDQLAKLLLAGDVRDGDVVPVNVSADGDGLVLG from the coding sequence GTGGACAGCTTCACTCCCACGACCAAGACACAGCAGGCACTGAGTGCTGCCGTGCACGCCGCGACCGCTGCCGGCAACTCGGACGTGCGTCCCGCTCATATCCTGGTGGCCCTGCTCGATCAGTCCGACGGTATCGCCGCGCCGCTGCTCAAGGCTGTCGGGGTGGATCCGTCGACCGTTCGGACATTGGCCCAGGCGATCATCGACCGTGCGCCCACCGTTGCCAGCGCCAGTGCGTCCCCGCAATTGTCCCGCGAGTCGATCGCGGCGATCGGCGCCGCCCAGCAGCTCGCGGGCGAGCTCGACGACGACTATGTATCCACCGAACACCTCGTGGTCGGTTTGGCGACCGGTGACTCCGATGTCGCCAAACTCCTGCACAACCAGGGTGCGACACCGCAGGCGCTGCGGGACGCGTTCGTTTCGGTACGCGGTACGGCACGAGTGACCTCCGAGGACCCCGAGTCGACCTATCAGGCGCTGGAGAAGTACTCCACCGACCTCACCGCCGCCGCTCGCGAGGGCAAACTCGACCCGGTCATCGGCCGCGACTCGGAGATCCGCCGCGTCGTGCAGGTGCTGAGCCGGCGCACCAAGAACAACCCGGTGCTCATCGGTGAACCCGGCGTCGGCAAGACCGCCATCGTCGAAGGGCTCGCCCAGCGCGTCGTCGCCGGTGACGTACCCGAATCGTTGCGGGGTAAGACCGTCATCTCCCTCGACCTCGGTTCGATGGTCGCCGGTGCCAAGTATCGCGGCGAGTTCGAGGAACGCCTCAAGGCGGTGCTCGATGAGATCAAAGGCTCTGCCGGACAGGTCATCACGTTCATCGACGAACTGCACACCATCGTCGGCGCCGGGGCCACCGGCGACTCGGCGATGGACGCGGGCAACATGATCAAACCGATGCTCGCCCGTGGTGAACTGCGCCTGGTCGGTGCGACGACCCTGGAGGAGTACCGCAAGTACATCGAGAAGGACGCCGCCCTCGAACGGCGCTTTCAGCAGGTGTACGTGGGCGAACCGTCGGTCGAGGATGCCATCGGCATCCTGCGCGGCCTCAAGGAGAAGTACGAGGTGCACCACGGCGTGCGCATCACCGACTCCGCGCTGGTCGCCGCCGCGACACTGTCCGACAGGTACATCACCTCGCGCTTCCTGCCCGACAAGGCCATCGACCTCGTCGACGAGGCCGCCTCGCGGCTGCGGATGGAAATCGACTCGCGCCCCGTCGAAATCGACGAGGTGGAGCGGATCGTCCGCCGCCTGGAGGTGGAAGAGCTTGCGCTGCAGAAGGAAACCGACGCGGCGTCGAAGGAACGGCTGGACAAGCTGCGCCAGGAACTGGCCGACCAGAAGGAGAAACTGAACGAGTTGTCGGCGCGCTGGCAGGGCGAGAAGACTGCCATCGACTCGGTGCGCGATCTGCGCGAGGAGCTCGATCGTCTTCGCGGACAGGCTGATCGGGCCGAACGTGACGGAGACCTGGGCAAGGCCGCCGAACTCCGGTACGGCAAGATCCCCGGCCTGGAGAAGCAACTCGAGGCCGCGGTCGAAAAGACCGGTGCCGCACCGGGTCAGGATGTGATGCTGCAGGAGGAGGTGGGCCCCGACGACGTCGCCGAGGTGGTGTCGTCGTGGACCGGTGTGCCCGCCGGGCGCATGCTGGAGGGTGAGAGCGCGAAACTGCTGCGCATGGAGGACGAACTCGGTGCGCGGGTCATCGGCCAGAAGGCGGCCGTCACGGCGGTGTCCGACGCGGTTCGCCGCGCCCGCGCCGGGGTGGCCGACCCCAACCGGCCGCTCGGCTCGTTCCTGTTCCTCGGCCCCACGGGCGTCGGCAAGACCGAACTCGCCAAGGCGCTCGCGGAGTTCCTGTTCGACGACGAACGCGCCATGGTGCGTATCGACATGAGTGAATACGGTGAGAAGCACAGCGTCGCAAGGCTTGTCGGTGCACCTCCCGGGTACGTCGGGTACGAGTCGGGCGGTCAGCTCACCGAGGCGGTCCGCCGTCGCCCCTACACCGTCGTCCTGTTCGACGAGGTGGAGAAGGCGCACCCGGACGTATTCGACGTGTTGCTGCAGGTGCTCGACGAAGGCCGGCTCACCGACGGGCAGGGCCGTACCGTCGACTTCCGCAACACCATCCTGATCCTCACCTCCAACCTCGGTTCGGGCGGCGACCACGATCACGTGATGGCGGCGGTGCGGGCGGCGTTCAAGCCGGAGTTCATCAACCGGCTCGACGACGTGGTCGTCTTCGACGCGCTGAGCCCCGACGAGCTGGTGTCCATCGTCGACATCCAGCTCGGGCAGCTCGGCAAGCGGCTGGCCCAGCGCAGGCTGCGGCTGGAGGTGTCGGCCAAGGCCAGGCAGTGGCTGGCCGAACGCGGCTTCGACCCGCTCTACGGCGCCCGGCCACTGCGCCGGCTGGTGCAGCAGGCCATCGGCGACCAACTCGCCAAACTGTTGCTGGCCGGAGATGTGCGGGACGGGGATGTGGTGCCGGTGAACGTCTCCGCGGACGGAGACGGGCTGGTTCTGGGCTGA